The following proteins are co-located in the Dermochelys coriacea isolate rDerCor1 chromosome 4, rDerCor1.pri.v4, whole genome shotgun sequence genome:
- the NAAA gene encoding N-acylethanolamine-hydrolyzing acid amidase: protein MGAGCGLGLGLGLLLLWGAAAAPPLCNVSLEQAPQQRWLPALRHFDLAFLRAALARVIDETVPKWVHAAIRPVAEELESFIPQPFAGEILGMCKALGMSVGDGILINLVYEFSAFCTSIVAQDSKGNIYHGRNMDYAFGDILRKITIDVQFMQNGQVAYKGTTFIGYVGLWTGQSPHKFTISGDERDKGRWWENAIAAFLNRNVPVSWLVRDTLSKAADFQAAILKLAATPIIADVYYIVAGTSPKEGVVITRNRRGPADIWPLEPTAGAWFRVETNYDHWVAPPPFDKRRTAAIKALNATGWENINFETLFQVLSVRPVLNNYTIYTTVMSAAVPDKYMTRIRTWE, encoded by the exons ATGGGCGCGGGctgcgggctggggctggggctggggctgctgctgctctggggggcgGCGGCCGCTCCCCCGCTGTGCAACGTGAGCCTGGAGCAGGCCCCGCAGCAGCGCTGGCTGCCCGCCCTGCGGCACTTCGACCTGGCCTTCCTGCGGGCGGCCCTGGCCCGGGTCATCGA TGAAACTGTACCTAAGTGGGTCCATGCTGCCATTCGGCCAGTAGCAGAAGAACTGGAGTCTTTTATCCCTCAACCCTTTGCAGGAGAGATCCTGGGAATGTGCAAGGCACTGGGGATGAGTGTTGGAGATGGAATTCTCATCAATTTGGTCTATGAATTTTCTGC GTTCTGTACCAGTATTGTTGCCCAGGATTCCAAGGGAAACATTTACCATGGTCGGAACATGGATTATGCTTTTGGAGATATTTTACGCAAGATTACAATTGACGTGCAGTTTATGCAAAATGGGCAG GTAGCATATAAGGGTACCACATTTATAGGCTATGTGGGCTTATGGACCGGACAGAGTCCACACAAGTTTACAATCTCTGGTGATGAACGAG ataaggGAAGATGGTGGGAGAATGCAATAGCTGCTTTCCTGAATCGAAACGTCCCAGTCAGCTGGCTTGTCAGGGAT ACCCTGAGCAAGGCTGCAGACTTTCAAGCTGCCATTCTCAAACTGGCTGCGACCCCGATCATTGCGGACGTTTACTACATCGTCGCAGGAACGTCACCCAAAGAGGGCGTGGTCATCACAAGGAATAGAAGGGGGCCGGCAGACATCTGGCCTCTTGAGCCCACAGCCGGAGC GTGGTTCCGTGTGGAGACAAACTATGACCACTGGGTAGCTCCTCCTCCATTTGATAAACGAAG AACTGCAGCCATTAAAGCTCTCAATGCCACTGGATGGGAGAATATTAATTTTGAGACCCTCTTTCAg GTATTATCAGTGAGGCCGGTCTTAAACAA ttaCACAATATATACCACGGTAATGAGTGCTGCAGTCCCAGACAAGTACATGACACGGATCAGAACCTGGGAGTGA